From Antennarius striatus isolate MH-2024 chromosome 9, ASM4005453v1, whole genome shotgun sequence, one genomic window encodes:
- the LOC137602082 gene encoding uncharacterized protein, whose amino-acid sequence MKFPGLIHFTFTLTLALNSKGQQWDINVPRKIFATLGSNVTIPCNFTYPPKHYTDDVHVFWKKPGRSNFHINDNDKNIFIFHPNDTFVLEKYRGKTKLCGNKDKGSCCLIIQNIKENELNMYVRLIAKDDQYSFRNKYVSIYVHGATPVTLNPDTSYNPSPSFETRTTTMSQKMSTTTYEVIFAPVAGLLLIVLLSVGTAFYIKKNRSKSFAREESVHYANVRSVSSNQVKREVCCAQQINKKLRGLEIDEPVYINLEASSVQTDERRHHDDQIYANMDHSEYKRN is encoded by the exons ATGAAGTTCCCAGGCCTCATTCATTTTACTTTCACATTGACTCTGGCCTTGAATTCAAAAG GTCAGCAGTGGGACATCAACGTACCTAGAAAAATTTTTGCAACACTGGGCTCCAATGTGACAATTCCATGTAATTTCACATACCCGCCCAAACATTACACTGACGATGTTCACGTGTTTTGGAAAAAGCCTGGGAGAAGCAACTTTCACATCAATGACAAcgataaaaacatatttatttttcatccgaATGATACATTTGTACTTGAGAAGTACAGAGGAAAGACTAAGCTATGTGGAAATAAAGACAAAGGAAGCTGCTGCCTTATAATCCAAAATATCAAGGAGAATGAACTAAATATGTACGTGAGATTAATTGCCAAAGATGATCAGTACAGCTTCAGAAACAAATATGTCTCTATTTATGTGCATG GTGCTACACCAGTCACTCTTAATCCAG ACACCAGTTATAACCCATCACCCAGCTTTGAAACAAGGACAA CAACTATGAGTCAGAAGATGTCAACTACAACATATGAAGTTATCTTTGCGCCAGTTGCAGGACTTCTGTTGATTGTTTTACTTTCTGTTGGAACTGCCTTTTATATTAAGAAAAACAG GTCAAAGTCTTTTGCCAGGGAGGAATCTGTACATTATGCAAATGTTCGCAGCGTATCATCAAACCAAGTCAAGAG ggAAGTGTGTTGTGCACAACAGATCAACAAGAAACTTCGTGGACTGGAGATTGATGAACCTGTGTACATCAACTTAGAG